The genome window CGATATTAAGAGGATCTACGAATTGAAGAAGGATCCGAGGTACAAAGGTGATATATGGCAGAGGGAGCTCGATACCTTTTTAAGGATCAAGAGAAAGAGTGAGCTGGAGGCCTTCTCTAAATACGGCCTGACTACGATCACCGATAAGTACCTTCCTGAGAAGTTGGATGAAGCCAAGAGCCTTTAAAAGAGCCTTAAAAAAGAGTCTTAAAGAATAGAAATATCTATAAGCTTACTGATGAATAGTATTGTGAATAGCGATGTCTGACTCAAAGGTCGTAGAAACTCGGATGAATATTCTTACTCGCCTCCTCGGATTCATATTTGTGATGGTAGGTATCATCATCTCCTACGCTACCGCTACCACACCACTCTTAGAGCAGGTTTCGACGGTATTCTACTTAATATCGATCTTATTCATTATATCTGGTGGTATCGCTCTGATCGGTAAGTTAAAGTAGAGTATTAAGAAGAGTAGTGATGGTGATTCTATGGCCGAAAAGATCCGGGTCGCTATTGCGGGTGTGGGGAATTGTGCGGGTGCATTGTGCCAAGGTCTGCAGTATTACAGTGGTGATGAGACACTCCCCGGTCTATGGCATCGAGTAGTGGGCGGATTCAGGGTTTCTGATATCGAAATCGTAGAGGCCTTCGATATCGATTCTAACAAGTTGGGCTTGGATTTGGCCGAAGCGATCTTCACACCACCGAATACCATACCAAAGTACATCAACGTTAAGAAGACCGGTGTAAAGGTGAGAAGAGGGATTCTACTCGATCGATTATCCACATACTTAAACCAGATGGTTACTTCGAGCAGTAGCGATATTGAAGATATAACAAAGGCCCTTGCTGAGAGTAGAGTGGATATCTTTGTGAATCTGATCTCGTCGGGTATGGATAAATCCTCTTACGCCTACGCAGAAGCTGCACTACGGGCGGGGTGCTGCTTCATAAATTGTACACCATCGCCTATAGTCTGTAATGAAGAGTTGGTGAAGAGGTTCGAGCAGTCAAGGCTCGTGGTGATCGGTGATGATCTGATGAGCCAGTTCGGTGGTACGATCTTTCATAAAGGGATCCTCTCCTTTATGCATAAGAGAGGGGTGAAGATCTTGAAGAGCTATCAACTGGATGTCGGTGGGGGATTGGAGACTTTAAATACGATCGATGAGGATGTCAAGGCGATCAAGCGCACATTGAAGACCGAAGCGATCGTCAGCGAAGTCCCCTACAAGTTTAAGAGTGTCGCGGGTACAACAGATTATGTAGATTACCTCGGCAACAACCGTGTGAGTTACTTCTGGATCGAGGGTAAAGGCTTCCTCGATACTCCGATCAAGATCGATATCTACTTGAGGACGATGGATGGGCCGAATGCGGGGAATATCCTCTTGGATGTCATCAGAGCAGTTTACGTGGCAAGGAAGAATGGATACTATGGTGCACCGAATGAAATCTGTAATTATGGTTTCAAACGCCCCCCAAAGATTATGAACTTCGAAGAATCTTACCAAAGATTTAAAGAGATATACCTCGATTGAGTGTAAAAATATTTTACAATCTTGTCTCATAATCTCTACATAATTGAAGAAGTAGAGGATCATCGGCTTTATCGATGATGGCGAGGTTTCATCAATACATAAAGTGCCCGTACTGTGCTAGGTATATGGTTACAAAGGTCGCATTAGAACTTCACTTAGAATTGGATCATGAATGTTATCCGTATGCGAAGAAGACCATCTCTAAAATTCATAATCGATAGCGCTATAGGGTTATGGCAGTATAGGTGATTTTTCCGATAGTGAACTTTGCAGATTCATAAAAGTCCCTGCTATAATCCATAATTCGTAATTCATCATTCTTCATTGGTATTAGAGGTTATTCGGTTCGCTCCACAGTTAAACTTTAAAACCACCGCTGATTATCTAAGTATGAGCCGCCGTAGCTCAGCGAGGCTGGGCCCTGAAGTGGTAGAGCAGTTCCGATAAGGGGCTCAACTGGCTGTTAACCAGTTGGTCGACGGTTCGAGTCCGTCCGGCGGCGCCATTCACACATCTTTAAGATCTTATCAATCTCATTAATACTAAAACACGTTCAAAATTTTACATTCATCTCCAATCTTCAATCTTCAACCTTTAAACCTTTTAACCTTTAAACCACTTAGATCGATAGATCGTTAAGAACTAAAATTAAAAAATTAAAAAATTAAATGAAGTAGATTGCAGGGATCTTCATGTATGGCATGTGAAGTCAATCATCAAAGAATCTCAAAATCTCATACGTGGTGGTCCTTTGGGCAGGCCTTCTGCCTATCCCCTTAATCAAATTTACAAGCTCTATAACATCCATTCGAGTCCCATAAAGCGCTCCAGCCTCTCTAGAAATATTCTCTTCCATCAACGTCCCGCCAAGATCGTTGGCACCAGCATTCAGCATCATCTGTGCCATCTTCGGGCCCAATTTAACCCATGATGCTTGAATATTATCTATGTACCGTGAAAGGAATAATCTTGCGGTAGCATGAACCTTCAAATCCTCGATCCATGCCGTACCTGGCTTACTCAACCCTTCTCTATAGAGCCTCGTCCTATAATGAATAAATGGCAGGAGTACAAACTCGGTAAATCCTCCCTTCTCCTTCTGTAGATCTCTTATGATCTTCAAGTGCCTAACTCTATGTATATTATCTTCAATATGCCCGTACATCATAGTCGCTGTCATCGGTATGCCGGAGCTTAGGGCCTCTTTCACTATCTCGATCCATTGACTCGTTGAAACCTTCTTCGGTGCTATAACCCTTCTAACTTCATCATCGAGTATCTCGGCCGCCGTTCCGGGCATGCTATCGAGCCCTGCCTCTTTAAGCATCTTCAATACCTCTCTATAAGAAACCCCGAGCTCCGTTGCTATATGGTATATTTCTTGAGGGGAGAAGGCGTGGATGTGAACTTCAGGGACCTTCGCCTTGATCCCTTTGATGATATCGAAGTAGTAATCGGGGGTGATTTTAGGGTTGATGGCACCTTGAATACATACCTCAGTAGCCCCACTCCTCCAAGCCTCATAAGCCTTAGATACGATCTCTTCCACGGTCAGTGTATATGCTTCTAAGCTACCGATGGGCCTAGAGTAGGCGCAGAAGAGGCATCTGACGATACATTCATTGGTGAAGTTGATATTTCTATTGATGACGAATGTGACCACATCACCGACGTGCAACTCTCTTACATGATCGGCAACTTGCGCCAATATGAATGCTTCATTGGGCTTCGCATTTAGCAACCTTAAGGCTTCCTCTTCATCTATATCCTTTTCAGATAGGGCCTTATCGATGGCTTGTGAAAATAGTGGGTCGAGCTCCTTCAATCTCTTCTCAATAAAGTTAATATGCATCCTCCCCCCTCCTGACCAGGCCCGACTCATCCGTAAGCATCTCCACCCTATCCCTAATCGTATCCGGTATCCACCTTAAAGCGATGTACTTGGGATATATTGGGAGCCTCTCCCTAAGTTCGAAGCCCATACCCTCCGTAACCCTCTTAACCTCATCTATCTTCGGCCATGGATAGGCTATATTGACAAAGTCTGGAGTCAATGGAGAAATTCCACCCCAATCGTTTATCCCTGCCAACAGGTATGTAGAATACGATTTTGGATTTAGATTTGGCGGTGCCTGGATTGCTACATCACCTCCAAGTATGAATCTGGCGATAGCTATGGTCTTCAACATATCGAGTAGGCTCGGCGGAGTATTCTTCTCCATCGGTGTCCCGAATTCTGGCATGAAGTTCTGGATGATGACTTCCTGTATGTGACCATGCGCCTCGTGGACCTTCCTTATAGCTAAGAGGGATGCTATTCTCTCCTCCCACGTCTCCCCAATACCTATGAGTATCCCTGTCGTGAATGGTATCTTCAATTCGCCAGCCTCCTCTACCATCTTGATTCTGAGTCTAGGATCCTTAGTCGGTGAATTCTCATGTGGCATCCCTCTATCCATGAGCCTATCACTTATCGATTCGAGCATGAGCCCCATACTCGCATTGAATGGCTTGAGCTCGGCCATCTCTCCCTTACTCAAGAGCCCTATATTTGTATGTGGCATCATCACTTTAGTTTCTTTGATGACCCTCTCTTCGAAATCTCTTACATATTCAACGGTCGAGCTGTATCCCATGGACCTTAGCATCTTCTTCGCCTCACCGTACAATTCTTCAGGCCTATCGCCCGTGCTCACCAGAACCTCCTTAGCTCTGATCCTCTCACCATCCTTGACGATCTTCATCCCTTCACCAATACTCATGTAGGCATGCCCGGTTTCGGCCCTAAATCCACAGTAAGAGCATCGGTTCCTACATAATCTCGTCAATGGGATAAAGACCTTTCTAGAATACGTTACGACTCTACCGTAATAAGATCTCTTGATACTCAAAGCGGAAG of Nitrososphaerales archaeon contains these proteins:
- the cofH gene encoding 5-amino-6-(D-ribitylamino)uracil--L-tyrosine 4-hydroxyphenyl transferase CofH, whose protein sequence is MSRAWSGGGRMHINFIEKRLKELDPLFSQAIDKALSEKDIDEEEALRLLNAKPNEAFILAQVADHVRELHVGDVVTFVINRNINFTNECIVRCLFCAYSRPIGSLEAYTLTVEEIVSKAYEAWRSGATEVCIQGAINPKITPDYYFDIIKGIKAKVPEVHIHAFSPQEIYHIATELGVSYREVLKMLKEAGLDSMPGTAAEILDDEVRRVIAPKKVSTSQWIEIVKEALSSGIPMTATMMYGHIEDNIHRVRHLKIIRDLQKEKGGFTEFVLLPFIHYRTRLYREGLSKPGTAWIEDLKVHATARLFLSRYIDNIQASWVKLGPKMAQMMLNAGANDLGGTLMEENISREAGALYGTRMDVIELVNLIKGIGRRPAQRTTTYEILRFFDD
- the cofG gene encoding 7,8-didemethyl-8-hydroxy-5-deazariboflavin synthase CofG, which produces MRKDILEAIARGFENKLSFEDAMILTKVDGEELPLLLASALSIKRSYYGRVVTYSRKVFIPLTRLCRNRCSYCGFRAETGHAYMSIGEGMKIVKDGERIRAKEVLVSTGDRPEELYGEAKKMLRSMGYSSTVEYVRDFEERVIKETKVMMPHTNIGLLSKGEMAELKPFNASMGLMLESISDRLMDRGMPHENSPTKDPRLRIKMVEEAGELKIPFTTGILIGIGETWEERIASLLAIRKVHEAHGHIQEVIIQNFMPEFGTPMEKNTPPSLLDMLKTIAIARFILGGDVAIQAPPNLNPKSYSTYLLAGINDWGGISPLTPDFVNIAYPWPKIDEVKRVTEGMGFELRERLPIYPKYIALRWIPDTIRDRVEMLTDESGLVRRGEDAY